In Pleuronectes platessa chromosome 5, fPlePla1.1, whole genome shotgun sequence, a single genomic region encodes these proteins:
- the exoc3l2b gene encoding tumor necrosis factor alpha-induced protein 2: MPVLKNLPVRLRGGGPTLDNAWILRRMSLNITPQRSPFHDDSGSGDHWSPGSSLLDGEVPRDRNPFEDEEDENEANEGKKGGGGGGGTAKSSFKFKSPLKSLGKLGKTLRASGRSKGSATPSPQGSLQGTPSPAEKKKRGRRSSEGSLLRFAGKYRDTLSSYKDSFTNGEQNCPESESDSTSRRLSFMKMVGLGKLKKESMADHLSQGPEEQPVQEEVVEEVKPREPLSVLEILQLVKRRDLLLADSHIQELEQECNEEDTSASVKDSERRKAKDVELLYEELQKELWAVVRESLRTPTAGPNLGLVVQVLQQEEQADKDWALSGGAVPGGPRPRQLKQRWREAVEEAADGSLPQRAEFTAGELDGYLGRLRARVVEDLGAANRNVVSIYPEEYQAFLVYVQSYHQAVARRLEAITDSQLEITDIYSLLNWLHNVYDSDVLGTVCITSPFSRSQLSPLLPLETVDRLQLDCLNSVRAKVTTELSQVLDEEEKRWMETLHIEEFHITLAKTVMQRLQVDLERSASINQSLGSRVAQCCLNGLADFLYSFQRKVDMFHEGMQSGMFGDNEDGYVSKTIALVNCCPPFRGFVQRCAQCDPSVGEDSLHRANKALDHIVQQGVRVLAERLYLHIRPFFERLVKRKWISNSEPYDQIEALIKDHFKKYHRMDSPPYQLLVAEVHRRVVMEYLRSVMRGRILCTSMKMRKRMAGRLRDEGTQIKVLFKDLESPSSWLDSALSHISEIIQLEDVPSVQMEVGVLVREFPDVRKKHVSAILNIRGMTRQSERQEILNIVKDLESSDGGSARLARDRGLFSEVPVTSEVHCLNVGLSRVALTASSCFTALRPRRRKARTPVQENPDDLL, translated from the exons aTGCCTGTCCTCAAGAACCTCCCGGTGCGCCTGAGAGGCGGCGGTCCGACTCTCGACAACGCTTGGATCCTGCGCAGGATGAGCCTCAACATCACCCCCCAACGCAGCCCCTTCCACGACGACAGTGGCAGTGGCGACCACTGGTCACCTGGCAGCTCGCTCCTGGACGGGGAGGTGCCGAGGGACAGAAACCCCtttgaggacgaggaggacgagaatGAGGCCAACGAagggaagaagggaggaggaggaggaggaggcacggCGAAGAGCTCCTTCAAGTTCAAGTCTCCGCTGAAGAGTCTGGGGAAACTGGGGAAGACGCTGAGAGCGTCCGGGCGGAGCAAAGGAAGTGCCACTCCCTCCCCACAGGGGTCACTGCAGGGAACGCCCTCacctgcagagaagaagaagagaggaaggagaagctctgAAGGAAGTCTGCTCAG gtttGCAGGGAAGTATCGCGACACCCTGAGCTCCTACAAGGACTCGTTCACCAACGGGGAGCAGAACTGTCCCGAGAGCGAGAGCGACTCCACCAGCCGCCGCCTGTCCTTCATGAAGATGGTCGGCCTGGGGAAGCTGAAGAAGGAGTCGATGGCCGACCACCTGTCTCAGGGGCCCGAGGAGCAGCcggtgcaggaggaggtggtcGAGGAGGTCAAACCCCGAGAGCCGCTGTCAG TCCTGGAGATCCTGCAGCTCGTCAAGAGGCGGGACCTGCTCCTGGCCGACTCCCACAtccaggagctggagcaggagtgTAACGAGGAGGACACCAGCGCTAGCGTGAAGGACAGCGAGCGCAGGAAGGCCAAGGACGTGGAGCTGCTGTACGAGGAGCTGCAGAAGGAGCTGTGGGCTGTGGTCAGGGAGTCTCTGAGGACCCCCACCGCGGGGCCCAACCTGGGCCTGGTGGTTCAG gttctgcagcaggaggaacagGCGGATAAAGACTGGGCCCTCAGTGGGGGGGCAGTCCCTGGGGGCCCGAGGCCTCGTCAGCTGaagcagaggtggagggaggccGTGGAGGAGGCAGCTGACGGCTCGCTGCCCCAGAGGGCGGAGTTCACCGCCGGGGAGCTGGATGGTTATCTGGGCCGGCTCCGGGCCCGGGTGGTGGAGGACCTGGGGGCCGCCAACAGGAACGTGGTCTCCATCTACCCCGAGGAGTACCAGGCCTTCCTG gtGTACGTGCAGAGCTACCATCAGGCGGTGGCTAGGCGACTGGAGGCCATCACCGACAGCCAGCTGGAGATCACAGACATCTACTCGCTGCTGAACTGGCTGCACAACGTCTACGACAG TGACGTTCTGGGGACCGTGTGCATTACGAGTCCGTTCAGTCGCTCACAGCTCAGCCCTCTGCTGCCCCTAGAGACCGTGGACAGACTGCAGCTGGACTGTCTGAACTCCGTcagg GCGAAGGTGACCACGGAGCTGAGTCAGGTgctggacgaggaggagaagcgATGGATGGAGACGCTCCACATCGAGGAGTTCCACATCACTCTGGCCAAGACTGTCATGCAG CGGCTGCAGGTGGATCTGGAGCGCTCGGCCTCCATCAACCAGAGTTTGGGCTCCAGAGTCGCTCAGTGCTGCCTCAATGGTCTGGCCGACTTCCTCTacag tTTCCAGCGTAAAGTGGACATGTTCCATGAGGGGATGCAGAGCGGAATGTTTGGAGACAATGAAGACGGATACGTGTCCAAAACCATCGCCCTGGTCAACTGCTGTCCACCATTCAG gggTTTCGTGCAGCGCTGTGCTCAGTGTGATCCGTCAGTCGGTGAGGACTCTCTGCATCGAGCCAATAAAGCTCTGGATCACATCGTCCAGCAGGGGGTTCGAGTCCTGGCAGAACGACTCTACCTACACAtcagg ccgTTCTTCGAGCGgttggtgaagaggaagtggaTCAGTAACTCGGAGCCGTACGATCAGATCGAAGCGCTCATCAAAGATCACTTTAAGAAGTATCACAGGATGGACAGTCCCCCGTATCAG CTGCTGGTGGCTGAGGTCCACCGCCGTGTGGTCATGGAGTACCTTCGCTCGGTCATGCGAGGCAGAATCCTCTGCACCTCcatgaagatgaggaagaggatggcTGGACGCCTCAGGGACGAAGGCACACAGATCAAAGTCCTCTTCAAAGACCTG GAGTCTCCGTCCAGCTGGTTGGACAGCGCGCTCTCTCACATCTCAGAGATCATCCAGCTGGAGGACGTCCCGTCCGTCCAGATGGAGGTGGGAGTTCTGGTCAGAGAGTTTCCAGACGTCAG GAAGAAACACGTGTCGGCCATTTTGAACATCCGGGGGATGACTCGGCAGTCGGAGCGTCAGGAGATCCTGAACATCGtgaaggacctggagagcagcgaCGGCGGCTCGGCTCGGCTGGCCCGTGACCGCGGCCTCTTCTCGGAGGTGCCCGTCACGTCGGAGGTCCACTGCCTGAACGTGGGCCTGAGCCGCGTGGCCCTCACGGCCTCGTCCTGCTTCACCGCGCTGAGACCACGCCGACGCAAAGCCCGCACGCCCGTCCAGGAGAACCCCGACGACCTTCTCTGA
- the LOC128440393 gene encoding claudin-1, giving the protein MAVALQVVALVLGVVSWCLQSSCTSSQVWKVRSQAESLSSNQWQFEGLWMSCAATSLGSVQCSRFKTLLGLPVHLQTCRALMILSLLVGLAAIIVSVLGLKCIKIGRTPEPVKDQIALSGGVMFILSGVFTLTAVSWYAARVVHDFYDPLYGGVRFELGTGLYLGWTSASLAVLGGSLLCCSCRRTSSAPPTGQFSYSFSKTSQGQSIYRAAPASDASSSKAYV; this is encoded by the exons ATGGCGGTGGCTCTGCAGGTGGTGGCCCTGGTTCTGGGCGTGgtctcctggtgtctgcagTCCAGCTGCACCTCCTCTCAGGTGTGGAAGGTGAGGAGTCAGGCGGAGTCGCTCAGCAGCAACCAGTGGCAGTTTGAAGGTCTGTGGATGAGCTGCGCTGCCACGTCGCTCGGGTCGGTCCAGTGCAGCCGGTTCAAGACGCTGCTGGGGCTGCctg TTCACCTGCAGACCTGCAGGGCGCTGATGATCCTGTCCCTGCTCGTCGGTCTCGCTGCCATCATCGTGTCTGTGCTCGGACTCAAGTGCATCAAGATCGGCCGCACGCCGGAACCAGTCAAAGACCAGATCGCCCTGAGCGGGGGGGTCATGTTCATTCTGTCTG GTGTCTTCACGCTCACGGCCGTGTCGTGGTACGCAGCCCGAGTCGTCCACGACTTCTACGACCCGCTGTACGGAGGAgtcag GTTCGAGCTGGGCACTGGTTTGTATCTGGGCTGGACCTCGGCCTCTCTCGCGGTCCTCGGAGGATCTTTGCTCTGCTGCTCTTGCAGGAGGACGTCGTCTGCCCCCCCCACAGG GCAGTTTTCATACAGCTTCTCCAAGACGAGCCAGGGACAGAGCATCTACCGGGCGGCGCCGGCCTCCGACGCCAGCAGCTCCAAAGCTTACGTCTGA